In Mycolicibacterium gadium, the genomic window ATCGGACACGTCTTCTTCGTGACCGCTGACGACGAGTACGCGCGCAAGCGGCCGCAACACAGCCACGGTCTGACTCGCCGCCGCGCCTGCGCCGACGACGACGCCAGCGGTCATGATCGCGCGAACCGTGCTCGCCGCACCGATGATGCTTGCTGCAGCGGCATCCCCACCGGTGGTGGCAACCATGACGACCACATCGGCGTCGGCAAGCTCCACCGCAAGAGTGGAGACGGCGCCGTCGGTGTCGAGCAGCGAAACCCAACCCTGCTCCTCCGTATTCCTTCTCGGTTCGGCTACCGACAGGAAGCGTGCATGTCCCCACGGCTGAGATGAAAGCCGCTCGATGACCGCTCGTGCACCACCGTCGAGCGCAATGACGCGCACGCCCCTCCGCCCGGCGATCGGGCGGTTGATCCGGTATCGCATCTCGGCAGCAGATGTCGCACGCGCGCAACTACTCCCGAGACTCGGCTGAAGTGGACTGGTCATACCGATGTCTGCCGCACGCCTTCGCGCACCCTGAGATCTTCTCCGCACGCCTCGCTGAACGATGCGTCACGCGGAAGGACGACGGCCGCAGACCGGACTCGATGATGTTCAGGGTCAACACCTGGAGGAGTCGTACCCTTGTCGCGCAACGCCTCAGCCGCCCGCTTCAACTTTTGACGCGCTTTGATGATGCCACTGTCGGCAGACACCAACCGCTCCTTGGTCCGATCGACGATCGGTCCCATACTCTCCTGCAGCGACGAGTCTTGGATCGCGATACCCCGCACGCCCGAGTATGTGTGGCCACGCTTCTGCGCCGCACGATCCATCAGATAGTCGTTGTCCTTATTCGCCTGCGGTCGGTACGTGCCAGGGATGTTGGC contains:
- a CDS encoding 3-methyl-2-oxobutanoate hydroxymethyltransferase, whose translation is MRVIALDGGARAVIERLSSQPWGHARFLSVAEPRRNTEEQGWVSLLDTDGAVSTLAVELADADVVVMVATTGGDAAAASIIGAASTVRAIMTAGVVVGAGAAASQTVAVLRPLARVLVVSGHEEDVSDLLSALRA